One segment of Aquimarina sp. BL5 DNA contains the following:
- a CDS encoding HlyD family secretion protein — translation MLNISNNKLNKTVDILGYKASQKVFGKEHYKYFNRFLLTFTIIVFIILFFPWTQNITGNGFVTTLTPGQRPQTIQSPIPGRIEEWYVQEGDYVKQGDTILRISEIKNEYFDPNLVARTGQQIKAKSMSVTSYEEKVKALGNQANALVQERVLKLKQANNKLLQSKLKVKSDSIDLQAANTNIRIAERQYDRTLKLEKEGLKSLTDVETKRLKLQETQAKLISQENKLLASKNNVINAQIEMNRIQAEYAEKISKSQSDRFTAQSGQFDAEAQVTKLENEYTNYEMRNDLYYIRAPQNGYINKAIQSGIGETFKEGDQLVGIMPSEYDMAVETFVRPIDLPLVHIGEEVRVQFDGWPAIIFSGWPNVSYGTYGGKVVAVETFISDNGKYRVLISPDPNDHKWPEGVRVGSGAYTIALLEDVPIWFELWRQLNGFPPNYYQPEGKVATTKKKK, via the coding sequence ATGCTAAATATTTCAAATAACAAGCTAAACAAAACTGTGGATATTTTAGGATATAAAGCGTCACAGAAGGTATTTGGTAAGGAGCATTATAAATACTTTAACCGGTTTTTATTAACATTTACCATCATTGTTTTTATCATATTGTTTTTTCCCTGGACTCAGAATATTACGGGTAATGGTTTTGTTACCACACTAACACCAGGTCAGCGACCACAGACGATTCAGTCACCAATACCAGGAAGAATAGAAGAATGGTATGTTCAGGAAGGAGATTATGTGAAACAAGGAGATACGATCCTACGAATCTCTGAGATTAAAAACGAATATTTTGATCCTAATCTAGTAGCAAGAACAGGGCAACAGATCAAAGCAAAATCGATGTCAGTTACTTCCTATGAAGAAAAGGTAAAAGCGCTTGGCAATCAAGCAAATGCTTTGGTGCAGGAACGAGTGTTAAAATTGAAGCAAGCCAATAACAAATTATTACAATCTAAATTAAAAGTAAAGAGTGATAGTATTGATCTGCAAGCAGCTAATACTAATATTCGTATTGCCGAGCGACAATATGATCGTACGCTTAAGTTAGAAAAAGAAGGGCTCAAATCACTGACGGATGTAGAAACAAAACGATTGAAGCTACAAGAGACGCAAGCCAAGCTAATATCACAAGAAAACAAATTATTGGCTAGTAAAAATAATGTGATCAATGCACAGATAGAGATGAACCGGATTCAGGCTGAGTATGCAGAGAAAATTTCAAAGTCTCAAAGCGATCGGTTTACTGCACAATCTGGTCAGTTTGATGCAGAAGCACAGGTAACCAAGTTAGAGAATGAATATACCAATTATGAGATGCGAAACGATTTGTATTACATCAGAGCACCACAAAACGGGTATATCAATAAAGCAATCCAGTCTGGTATAGGAGAAACCTTTAAAGAGGGAGATCAATTAGTAGGGATTATGCCATCAGAGTATGATATGGCGGTAGAAACATTCGTAAGGCCTATAGATTTACCTTTGGTACATATTGGAGAAGAGGTAAGAGTACAATTTGATGGATGGCCAGCAATCATATTTAGTGGTTGGCCTAACGTGTCCTACGGAACCTACGGAGGAAAAGTAGTTGCAGTAGAAACATTTATTAGTGATAATGGAAAATATAGAGTATTAATATCCCCAGATCCTAATGATCACAAATGGCCAGAAGGAGTACGGGTAGGATCAGGAGCATATACTATTGCATTATTAGAGGATGTGCCGATCTGGTTCGAATTATGGCGACAGTTAAACGGTTTCCCACCTAATTATTACCAACCAGAAGGTAAAGTAGCAACTACCAAAAAGAAAAAATAA